The Stigmatella ashevillena genomic sequence TGGTGTCGCTGCTGCTCCTCCGCGAGCACCTGGGGGGCCGTGCCTCCCGAGGCTGCGAAGAGACGCAGGCGGCACTTGCAGCCGGGGGCCTTGACGTCGTGGACTACGAGGCCGATCTCCAGATCGATCCGGTAACGCGGACGCTCACCGGTACGGTGGGAATCCTGGTCAGAAGCCAGGGCGCGTGGAACCAGCCCTTGGAGCTCTCGGCCGAGGGGCTGAGCATCGAAGCGGTGCGCGAAGGCGACACGGCGCTGGAGTTTCAACACGAGGGGGGCAGCCTCCGCATCCCGCTGAACCGTGCGCCGGGCACCGGGCAGCACAGGCGCGTGAGCGTGCGGTATCGCGGCCAGCCGGAGGGGGGGCTTCACTTCAAGGAGGACGCTTTCTACACGGCGTTTCACACGGCGCGCTGGATGCCTTCTCGGGACCTGCCAAGCGACAAAGCCACGTGGACGTTGCGCCTCACGGTGCCGGCGGGGCTGAGCGTCATTGCCAGCGGGAAGCTCCTGACACGTGAGGCGCTGCAGGGAGCCAAGGAGCGGTACACTTGGCGACTCGAGGTGCCGCACTCCGCCTACCTGCTGGGGTTCGTCGCCGGGAAGTTTCAGGAGAGCCAAGCGATGGTGGGCCTCGTGCGCCTGCGCTTTCTGGGGGCGGGCCGCAGCGAGGCGGAGCTGAAGCGCGTCTTCGCGGATACGACGGCGATGTTCCGGTTCTTCCAGGAGCGTGCCGGGGTGCCGTACCCGTTCGAGGAGTACACGCAGGTGTTGCTGCCGGAAGCGACGCCGCAGGAGGTTGCCGGCCATGCCCTGCTGGAGGCGGGTTATGCGGACGAAGTGCTGACCGAGCCCCGCGAGGACTGGATGAGCGCCCATGAACTCGCACACCAGTGGTGGGGCAATCTGGTGACTTGCGGCAGTTGGGGAGACTTCTGGCTGAACGAGGGGCTGACCACCTTCATGACCGCTGCCTACAAGGAGCACCGCTGGGGCCGTGATGAGTATGACCGGGAGATGGCCTTGGCACGGCGCAGGTACCAACGGTTGAGGGCTCGTGGAGCGGATCGGGCGCTGGCGCTGCCCGAGACCTCACTCTCACGCGAGGTGGGAGGGCCTCTGCCCTACGCCAAGGGCAGCCTGGTGTTGCACCTGCTGCGCTCCGAGTTGGGGGAAGAAGATTTCTGGGCGGGGATTCGTGAGTTCACCGCCTCCCATGCGTCCTGTGCGGCCAGCACCTCCGACTTCCGTGCCGCCCTGGAGAAGGCCAGCGGTCGGGAGCTGGGACCGTTCTTCGCGCAGTGGGTTCACGGGACGGGGGTTCCTGAGATCGTGGCCCAGCATCGGGTGGAAGAGGGAACACTGGTGCTGGAGGTTGAACAGTCACAGCGCGTGTGGAGCCTTCCGCTCACGCTCGCCATCGAGACGGACGCAGGGCGTGAGATACGGCGTGTCCCACTCGCCCCATCGCACCAGGAGTTTCGTTTTCCTCTGAAGGGTTCGTTGAAGTCGGTGCGTGTGGATGCGGGCGGCGTCCTGCCCTTCGCCATCTCTCATGAGCGGCCAGTGTCCATGCTGCTCTACCAACTGGATCACGAGCCGGATGTCATGGGGCGCATGGATGCAATCGAGCACCTCGTGGAGCTGTGCCGTGCAGGCGACGGCCCTCAGGAGTGCCAGGGACTGCGGGACCGGCTGGCCATATCCGCTCGTGACGATGCCTCGCGGCTGATCCGGAAGCTCGCGCAGGATGCGCACCAGCAGATGATCGCTCCACCGTAAGTCCTGGAGCCCAGTGGCAGGTCAACATCCGCGCGCTGCGGTTCGAGGCCTCGATGCCGGTGACCTCGTATATAGGATGCGCCCTCATGATTCTCACCAAAGACGCCTTCCTCTCCCAAGCCAACGCCACGCTCGCCGGGCTCAACGGCGCTCTCCGCGACGCCCTCTCCCATCACGGTGAACCCGACATCGCCCCCCTCGCGAGAGCCTTCAAGAAGGGTGGGACATGCTCCGCCACGGAGTTCATCCAAACGCTCTGCCCAGGCCCCCTCTCGCACATTGGGCTCGCGGCCATGGTGATGCGCGAGCAGCTCAAGGCCCGGGACGAAGTCCTGGGCGAGGACGTGTCCGAGGCAACGGTCGTCACCGGCCACGCACGTGTCTCCAGATCGCTGAGCGTCACCGCCCCGCTCGTCGTCCTCGGCGACCTGGAGGTCGAGGGCGTCATCCACGACTCCGGGCCCGACTCGACGGTCGTCGTCGTCGGCCGGTGCACCGCATGGGGGCTTCAGACGTCGGGGAACTTCCTGGTCCTCGGTGACCTCATCGTGCGCGACGCCATCCAGGGCGTCTACAACGACGAGAGCCTCGTCGTCGCCGGTGCACTCGAGACGCGCTTCCTCGACGAGAATGACCACGACGTCTCCGTTCAAGGAGAAGTGCGTGTGAAGCACCGGTTCAAGAACGGCCGCTCCGATGAAGCGGCGGCGTCGCAGTCCTCTGTCTTCCTCGTCCCCAGCCTCTACGACGTCGACCAGAACGAGCTCCATCACGACGAACTCTTCGAGCGAATCTCCCGGAACGAGCCTGTCTTCACAGAAGCGCCGAGGCCGCAAGAGGTGCGCGAGCCGGACGCCCCCACGGCCGAGGAGCTCCAGGGCATCGACGTGGCGGCCATCGCCGCGCGCGCGCCAGTCGCGGTGAGCCAGAGAAACATCCTCTACGCGCAGCGGAAGACCGGCGAGGTGTGGCTGGAGGGCTCGGAAGCGCTCCCTGTGGCGCTCTACGACGGAGAGAAGTTCCTGGGGTCTGAGCCGATGCCAGCCCTCGAAGAGACACGGGCTTCGGAGCGCGTCACCCTCTGGCGCAAGCGAGGCGATCTGTTCCTGGAGATCGAGCGCTTCGAGGCCATCGTGCAAGTGCACGCGGGCTACAACAACGGGCAGAAGACGACGCTTCGCTTCGCCTTCGACAGCGCGGACGCGGCCTCGCGGGAGGTGCGGCGGCTGGAGGCCCGCTACACGGGGGACTTCCTCCGCGTCACGACCGAGATTCCGGGACGAGGCCCCCTGGAGCGTGAACTCTTCCGCTACGAGAATGGGAAGTCCGAATACACGTCGGCCATCATCCAGGGGACGACGCTCGTGACGCGGGATGGCCACCGCAAGACCTTCGCCGACGAGGCTTCCGCCCTGCTCGCGCTCGAGGAGTGGCTCGACAGTCAGCGGCGCTCCGGGCTCGAGCTGAAGATCCTCGAATGGAAGCCTTTCGGGCTCCTCGCGAAGAGGTAGGCCCGTGGCGTGGACGCGACCTGATCCACGCTGGTAACTTCGAGGATCCTTCAAGGGAGGGACTCATGCTTTGGCTCTGGGGGGAGTCGTCCTAAGTGCAGAGTGGGGGCTGGCGCAAAGTCGTGGCAATCTGCGCGGGCGTGCTGCTGCCACTACCGCTCGTGCTGCTGCTGTGGGGGCTCCTGAGGCCGGAGGTGCCCGCGGAAGCGCCAACCCTTGAGCTTCGTCCCCATGGCCCCGATGCGCTCCACGGCCTTCTCGATCTCCTCGGAGACGATGCCCGTCGATGGGAACATCAAGGAGTTGTTCCATTTCCGCTGGGCAGCGCTCCTAGCTCGTGGAGTTTGCTGCGAGCAATCTCATGCTGAGGATCCTTCTGGAGGATGCGCCGGTAGAGTCGGATCTTCTCTGCCGGGTCGCGCGCGAGGGCCGCTTCGAAAGTGAGAACTTGTACATGCTCCGGGTCCAACGCCCGAGCCTTCTCAAGCTGTCGGTTCGCCTCTCCGTCCTCGCCCATGAGGAAGTAGACGAAGCCAAGTTCCACGCGCACAACAAGGTCCTCAGGAATCAGCTCAAGGAGCCTTTCGAACGTGGGCACTGACACTTCGGGCTCCGCATAGAAGCCCTCCGCAAGCTTCCGGAGTTCCTCAGGCTCGGAAACACGACGGAGTTCCTCGCGGAGAGCCCGCTCCACCTCCGATCCGCCTGTCTCCAGCACTCGCTTTGCCAGATGTTCAAGCTGACTCATGGGGTCCCTTCTGTCCAAGCACGTCAGGAGTGCATGGCCTCATGGTGGAACAAAAGCCGTGTTGATCGTGATGCGTCCATCCGCGTACTTGAACCAGCGAATGGTCAAGTCAACCAAGTTCCCCAACGTATCCTTGACCTGAATGGTGACCTCGAAGATGGCTCCGTTGGGGCTGGTAGCAACAGCGCTGACCTTCCCATCGAGTTGGCGAACAGCGTCAATGAGAATCTGTCGCTGCTCCGCCCATGTCGGGGCGAGTCGGCTGAGGTTGTGCTTGGGTACATCAATGTGCGGGGCTTTGACCGAGGGGTTGCTGTCTGAGCCCATCGCCCCCATGGCAACCGCCGTGGCAGGCAGGGAGATGATGACGGTGCTTCCAACGACGGCCACCGCGCTCACCTGTCCCACGTTCGCCAGGTTGATGCCCACCCGTGAGGCTCCCACAGCCACTGCCTCCGAGAAGCTGGGCAGCATCGACAGCTGCGAGGACAGCAGCGCAGCACCCCCGGTCATTCCTTGGCTCACCACCACCGTCACCGCGAGGACGAAGACACGGGCCACCTCTGGGCCTACCCGGTTCGCGAAGCGCTTGCTGGCATGCTCCAACTCCTCCCAGGTGGTGGCCCGGTCGCTGGCCCACTTCAGCTCCCGGCTCGCGTCCACCACCTCCAGGAACGTCTCCACTCCCAGGTAGATCAGCAGGAGCGCTGAGACGATGGCCGCCGCCTTGGTGAATACAGGCTCGGGGTTGGCCGCCAAGGCGGCCCAGGTGATGAGGCCCGTGGCGATCACGGTGTAGAAGAGCTGGGGGGCCAGGGTGTTCTCCACCGCCTTGGCGATGCTCTCCTTGAGGGGATCTATCGACAGGCCCAGGGCCACCCCCAGCTTGTCCCACTTGCTCAGGCCCATCACGTCATCGAGCAGGGAGAGGCAGTTTTCCTTGCGCTGGCCCGGCTCGCAGAGGCCGCCAAAGCTCTTGCTCATCAGGAGCTGCCAGCGGGTGCCCGGATCGTTGCTGGGGTAAGAGGCGCGCACCAGCCAGCCTTGCTGGGGCGGGCGGAGAGTGAGGGGTGCATTCAGCACCATCTGCGTCAGCGCTTCCTCGAACGCTTCCGCGTCCACCTTCACGGGCTGGGTCGAGGTGGGCGGCGTGTACTCCAGGTGCTGGCCCTGCCCCGTGTCGAGGCGTACCACACGCTGGGTGGCGCACGCATTGAGCAGGGCCAAGAGCAGGACCGCAGCGGTCAGACGAGTTGCCACGGGGCGCCCTCCAGATCGAGGAGGGATCCAGCCTACGGGATCGTCGCCCCAGAGACGATGACGCCCCAGATCCTATTCGCACCCCACCACGGGGGGGGAAAGCTGCCCGGCGTGCACCGGGGTCCGGAAAGTCTCCTTTCCCTGGCGGGATAAGCAGCCGAAGAAGATCCTGTAGTACCTCAAGGCCGAGGAGGTGCCGCTGATGCTGGCCTCGCGGGAGCGGCGCTGGCGCCCGCTGTGCGCCACGGCGGTCTACACCGGCATGCGCAAGGGCGAGTTGCTGGCGCTGCGCAAGGTGGACGTGGACCTCTCGGCGGGCATCAATCAGCTCGCCATCCACTTGCTGCGGGTTTGCTGCTAGACGAGACGGCAGGAAAAACAAAAGCTCAGGAGCCTCGCTGGAAGTCCGCGAAACTCCTGAGCTTTTAATGGTCGGGGAGACAGGATTTGAACCTGCGACCCCTTGGTCCCGAACCAAGTGCTCTACCAGGCTGAGCCACTCCCCGGTCTCTTCCCTTCGCCTTGGTACTTCCTCGGGCGGCGAAGTGCGGCGGATGTATCCGACCCGCCCGGCTGAGTCAACGCCTCAGGATCTGGTTTTCGTTCCGCCTTTTCGCCCCTCCACCCTCTGAGTCTTAAAGGACCCAGGAGTGTCTTGGGACTCCACCCGCGCCCCTGCAACCGTCTGATTCTGTTCAAAACTCGTCCCGGAATGCGGCTTGCTCTGGTTCCTCCCGCCCTCTACCCGCCTCAACCCGACCATGCCCTCGCCCATCATCCTCATCTCCGACGATGAACCCCTTCTCATCTCCGCGCTCGTTCGCGAGGGGCGCCGCGCGGGGCTCACCTGCATCGGGGACAGCAGCGCGGAGAATGTCCTCTCCCTCGCCCGCCTGCACCGCCCCGCCGTCATCATCCTCGACATTCACCAGCGCTTGGATGGAAGAGACTTGCTCGCCCGCCTCAAGCAGGACCCAGAGACCCGTCACTGCAAGGTCATCATCCTCAGCGGCATCGAGGATCAGCACATGCGCCATCAGTGCTTCAAGCTCGGCGCCGACGCCTACGAGGTGAAGCCCTTCAACGCCACCTTCATGCCCCGGGTCGCTCGCATGGCCGCCGCCAGCGCCGAGCTGCTCGCCATCCCCGCCTGAGTCACGGCCGCAGCGAGGCGATCGCCTTCGCGTAGTCCTTCGCGCCGAACACGTGCGAGCCTGCCACCAGCACCGAGGCCCCGGCGTCCACCACCCGCCGCGCCGTCTCCTCGTTGATGCCCCCATCCACCTCGATGTCCGCGCTCAACCCGCGCGCGTCCAACATCGCCCGAAGCCGGCGTACCTTGTCCACGGACGCCTCGATGAAGCTCTGCCCCCCGAAGCCCGGGTTCACGCTCATCAGCAGCACCATCTCCACCTCCCCCAGCACCTCTTCAATCGCTGACAGCGGTGTGGAGGGATTGAGCACCACCGAGGGCTTCGCCCCCGCCTGACGGATCTGCTGCAGCGTCCGGTGCAGGTGCGGACTCGCCTCCACGTGCACCGTCAGAATGTCCGCCCCCGCCTTCGCGAAGGCTTCGATGTACCGCTCCGGCTCGACGATCATCAGGTGCACGTCCAGCGGCTTCTTCGCCACCCGCTTGATGGCCTGCACGATGACCGGCCCCAGCGTGATGTTCGGCACGAAACGGCCATCCATGACATCCACGTGAATCCAATCCGCGCCCGCGGCTTCCACCGCGCGCACTTCCTCGGCCAAACGGCTGAAGTCACAGGACAACAAGGACGGAGAGATGAGAACTCGGCGGCTCATGGTGGATTCCCGTCATAGCCGCTCCCGGTTTCCAACGGTACCGGGCATTTCCTGCCTGGTCCGTGGAGTTTTCAATCCCAGATGCAGCGAGGCAGCCAGGCAGGCTCCCCTCTTGGGCCTCGTGCTAGAAAGAGGCGGTTGCCTCAGAACACGCCTTTTCTTCGGAGTCGCTCCCAGGTGCTTTTCCAGTCCGACGACACCGCCCTTTCTCGCCGACTGCTGAAGCTCACGTCCCTGTTGGACGTGGCCAAGGCCATGAGCGCCGAGCGCGACCTCGACCTGCTCTTGCCCCTCATCCTCTATGAGGCCTCCAAGGTGGTGGAGGCCGATCGCTGCTCGCTGTTCATCATGGACCGCGAGCGCAACGAGCTGTGGAGCAAGGTCGCCCAGGGTTCCAAGAATGAGATCCGTCTGCCCGTGGGCAGCGGCATCGCCGGCCAGGTGGCCTCCACCGGCGCCGTCATCAACATCCCCGATGCCTACGCGGACGAGCGCTTCAACCGCTCCTTCGACACCTCCAGCGGCTACCACACGCAGACCATCCTCTGCGTGCCCATGCGGGATGCCTCGGGCGAAGTGACGGGCGTCATCCAGGCGCTCAACAAGCGCAACGGCCGCATCTTCGATGCCGAGGATGAGGAACTCCTCCTGGCGCTCGGCGCCAACGCCGCCGGCGCCATCGAGAACGCCCTGCTGCACGAGGAGATCAACCGGCTCTTCGAGGGCTTCGTCTCCGCGTCCGTCGTCGCCATCGAAGCCAGAGATCCGTCCACCGCGGGCCACTCCGAGCGCGTGGCCAACCTCACCGTGGCGCTCGCCCAAGCGCTCGAGCACAACGCCACCGGCCCCTACGCCAACATCCGCTTCTCGCCCATGGAGCTCCAGGAGTTGCGCTACGCCTCGCTGCTCCATGACTTTGGCAAGGTGGGCGTGCGCGAGGCCGTGCTCGTCAAGGCCGAGAAGCTCTACCCCCACGAGTTGGACATGCTGCGCGCCCGCTTCCAGGTGGCCCGCAAGGATCTCCAGCTCCAGAGCTACCGCCGCCGCCTCGCCGCCGTGAAGCTGCGCGGCGACAAGGCCATGCCCGAAATCGAAGCCGAGGAGGAAGCCCGGCTGGGGGAGGAGCTCAAGCGTCTGGACGAGGTGCTCGAGTTCACCCTCGTCTGCAACCGCCCTACCGTGCTGGCTCAGGGAGGCTTCGAGCGGCTGCAGGATGTCGCCCAGCTCACCTACACCGATGCCTTTGGACAGGACCTGCCGCTGCTCCAGCCGCAAGAGGTCCGCTCCCTCTCCATCACCCGCGGCACGCTCTCGCACGAGGAGCGCAAGGAGATCGAAAGCCACGTCGATCACACCTACCGCTTCCTCTCCCAGATTCCCTGGACGCGCACCCTGCGCCGCGTGCCGGAGATTGCCTACGCCCACCACGAGAAGCTCGATGGCACCGGCTACCCGCGCGCCATCCCCAGCAAGACCATCCCCGTCCAGTCCAAGATGATGGCCATCACGGACATCTATGACGCGCTCACCGCGTCGGACCGGCCCTACAAGAAGGCCGTGCCCCACACGCTCGCGGTCGACATCCTCTCCCGGGAGGCCCAATCCGGCCAGCTCGACCGGGACCTCCTCTCGGTGTTCAACGAGGCGGAGATCGTCCGCAAGGTGCTGGGCCGCGCGAAGTAACCCCCCTCGCGCAGCCCGGGGCCCTCGGGCCCCTCTCTCCGCTCAGCCCTGGATGGTGTGCAGGCGCAGGCTGTTGATCTTCCCGGGCTGTCCCACGGGCGCACCAAAGACGATGACGATGCGCTCGCCCTTGCGCGCCAGCCCGCGCGCCAGGAGCTCTTCCTCCACGCGATTCACCATGGCCTCGGTCTCCTGGATGGGCTCCAGCACCCGCGGCACCACGCCCCAGAGCAGCGCCAGGCGGCGGCGCACTTCCTGGTTCGGGCTGAACGCCACGATGGGGACTGGCGGCCGGTAGTGCGCCAGCAGCCGCGCCGTCACACCCGACAGCGTGAACGCCGCGATGAGCGAGGCGCCGCTCGCCTGGGCCGCCTGGCACGCCACCCGGGCAATCACGTCCGGAAAGTGCGAGGGCACGCCGATGGGGCCGTCCGGAAGCCGGGCCAGCGAGGACTGCGCCCGCCCCGCCGACTCGGCCGCCAGGACGATGCGGTCCATCATCTGCACCGACTCGATGGGGTACCGGCCACTCGCCGTCTCTCCCGAGAGCATGACCGCGTCCGCTCCGTCGAACACGGCGTTGGCCACGTCGCTGGCCTCCGCGCGCGTGGGGCGAGGGTTCTCGATCATCGAGTTGAGCATCTGCGTGGCCACGATGACCGGCAGGCCGCGCTGGTTGGAGCGCCGGATGATGTCCTTCTGGACCGCCGGCACCTCCTCGGGGGGAATCTCCACGCCCAAGTCACCGCGCGCCACCATCACCCCGTCCGTCTTGTCCAGGATGGCGTCCAGCCGCGCGATGGCCTCCGGCTTCTCCAGCTTGGCGACGATGGGCACCTGTCGGCCCGCCTCCGCCATGGCCTGGCGCGCCAGCTCGATGTCCGCCGGCTGGCGCACGAATGACAGGGCCAGGAAGTCCACGCCTTCCTTGATGCCGAAGACAAGATCCTCCCGGTCCTTCGGCGTCAGCGCGTCCGCGCGAACCGCCACGCCCGGCAGGTTGATGCCCTTGTTGTTCTTCAGCGTGCCGCCAATGATGACCTGGGTGCGCAGGATCTGCTTCTTGTCCGTCTCGAGGACCTTGAGCTCCAGCAGGCCGTCATCCAGCAGGATGCGATCCCCCGGGTTCACATCCGCCGCCAAGTGCGCGTACGTGGTGGACACGATGTCGTCGTTGCCCTTCACGCTCTCGTCGGTGGTGATGGAGAAGGTGGCCCCCTCCTTCAGCACCGTGCTCCCGGTGATGAAGCGGCCCGTGCGGATCTTCGGTCCTTGCAGGTCTCCCAGGATGCCCACCGCCTTGCGCAGCTTCAGCGAAGCCGCTCGGAGTTTGGCGATGTTCTCCGCGTGCTGCTCGTGACTGCCGTGGGAGAAGTTCAACCGGGCCACGTCCATGCCGGCCTCGATGAGGGCCTCCAACATGTCCTGGCTCTGGCTGGCGGGACCAAGGGTGCAGACAATCTTTGCTCGTCGCATAAGGGCACGGAGGATGGGGGCTCGCCCCGCGCTCGGTCAAGCATGCTGCGCACGTCCGCCGTTCGGTAAAACGGTAAAAGGGCCGCCAGGCAACCGGGGCCTCATCCCCGGAGCAGCACGCCCAAATTCTCCCGCTCCCACCGCAGCGCCAGGCCGTAGTGCAGAAAAGCCTTCTCCCGCTCCCGGAACGCGCGCGGATGGTGCACCCGGCGCCCGCCCCGGCCCGTGCTGGGAAAGAGCTGGTGGAGCATTTCGTGGAAGACGATGAACTCCACGAAGAACGCGGGCACCTCCGGCCGATCCAAGGCCGGGTGGATGCGGATCTCCCGCGTCTGATGATCATAGACACCCAAACGAATGGACTTCCGCCGGCGTCGGGGCGGCATGCGGCCCCAGCCAATGCGGGCCTGAATGCTGTCCTGGAAGTAGAGCCGGTTCACCGTGTCGAAGAGGCTTTGCAGATCAAAGCAGTTGCCGCGCGGGTTGAGCTCCGCGTCCGACTCCCGGCGGAATTGGCGGATGCGCGGCTGCTGGCCCCGGATGTAGTCGTCCAGAACCCCCCCCGCGCCCCGGTGTCCTCGGCCCGCATAGTCCGCCACCGCGCGCACCACCGGCTCGGGCGCATCCAGGAACATGTGGTGCAACCGGAGTTGCAGCACGTTGGCCCCTCGCCGGAAGGACACCATCGTCGAGCGGTTGTCCGTCACCGCCAGCCGCACGGGCATGCCGAGATCCGCCGAGAGCCGCCACGCCAGGGTCTCCGCCCGGGCGAACAGCTCATCCCGGGAGGAGGTGATGACGCGAGGGGCTTCCTCCACCCGGTTGCGCACGGGGGGCTGCGGCACGAGCGTGGGCCGGACCGGCGCCGCCGGGCTGCCGGCGAGGGTGAACATCGACATCTGTGGAGGGTACTCGGGCATCGACGGCCGGCATCGTACTCGGCACCTTTGGGGACTCAAGGCCGACGGCTCCTGGCCGCCCGCCCTCCGTCAGGCCGTCAACCGCGACCGTGCGCGCGGGCCTCCTCGGCCAGACGTGCGCCCAGCTCCTCCACCGTCTCACGCGTAGTACCGAACATCGCCAGCAGCTCCTCCATGGATCCGGCCTCCTCCACCGCCAGACATGCCCCTCCCTCTTCGCGCGCCAGGGCGAGGTCTCCATAGCGGCTCATCGCCACGCTCCAGCTCCCATCCGCCCACTGCTCGAAGGGGTAGAGCCGGCAGGCCACGGGACGCACCTCCGCGGGAAGCCCACACCCTTTCGACGGATCCAGAAAGACGCAGGCGCCCCTCCGGGCCGCGAGCGTCACCCGCACGGGCCCCCGGCGGAAATAGCCCCGGTAGAGCGGCCACCGGCTCTCGTACTCCGCGGCCGCGTACTCGGTGAGCCCCTCCTCGTGGGAGAAGCGGCGCACGGCAAGCCCCGTATGCGCGTGGATGCGCGCCATGTCCGCCCGGGTCAGGATCGCCAGGTGTTCGCTGGGGCTGGGCTGGCAGCAGGACTTGCCCAGCAGCTTGGGGCAGCGCATGCAGGCGGGCCCCTGGGGCACGCTCATGAAGGGGACGGCTCCGTGTGGCGCGTCTTGAGCAACCGCTCGAGCCGCTCAGGCTCCATGCGCACCTGGAACGTCTTCTCCCGGCTGTAGAGGACCTGGCCGGGGGCGGCCCCTTTCACCTTGCGGAGGAATTTCACCGGCACGTAGCTCACCTCGCCTCGCGGCTCGCCCTTGGCCCCCGAGTGGTGGAGGGCCAGGTGCGCCGCATCCAGCAACACCTCCTGGGCCACCTCCATGCCCTTCTCCAGGGGCACGACCACATGGCTGCCTGGCTGCCCCCGGGCGTGCAGCCACAGGTGGTACGGCCGGGCCACTTTGAAGCTCAACGTGTCGTTGTCCTCCGCGCCCCGCCCCACCCAGATGCGCTGGCCGCCATGGCCCACGTACTCCTTATAAGGACGGCCCTCCGGCGGC encodes the following:
- a CDS encoding HD domain-containing phosphohydrolase; translation: MQRGSQAGSPLGPRARKRRLPQNTPFLRSRSQVLFQSDDTALSRRLLKLTSLLDVAKAMSAERDLDLLLPLILYEASKVVEADRCSLFIMDRERNELWSKVAQGSKNEIRLPVGSGIAGQVASTGAVINIPDAYADERFNRSFDTSSGYHTQTILCVPMRDASGEVTGVIQALNKRNGRIFDAEDEELLLALGANAAGAIENALLHEEINRLFEGFVSASVVAIEARDPSTAGHSERVANLTVALAQALEHNATGPYANIRFSPMELQELRYASLLHDFGKVGVREAVLVKAEKLYPHELDMLRARFQVARKDLQLQSYRRRLAAVKLRGDKAMPEIEAEEEARLGEELKRLDEVLEFTLVCNRPTVLAQGGFERLQDVAQLTYTDAFGQDLPLLQPQEVRSLSITRGTLSHEERKEIESHVDHTYRFLSQIPWTRTLRRVPEIAYAHHEKLDGTGYPRAIPSKTIPVQSKMMAITDIYDALTASDRPYKKAVPHTLAVDILSREAQSGQLDRDLLSVFNEAEIVRKVLGRAK
- a CDS encoding response regulator encodes the protein MLWFLPPSTRLNPTMPSPIILISDDEPLLISALVREGRRAGLTCIGDSSAENVLSLARLHRPAVIILDIHQRLDGRDLLARLKQDPETRHCKVIILSGIEDQHMRHQCFKLGADAYEVKPFNATFMPRVARMAAASAELLAIPA
- a CDS encoding M1 family metallopeptidase; translation: MLGGVLLLAVVSLLLLREHLGGRASRGCEETQAALAAGGLDVVDYEADLQIDPVTRTLTGTVGILVRSQGAWNQPLELSAEGLSIEAVREGDTALEFQHEGGSLRIPLNRAPGTGQHRRVSVRYRGQPEGGLHFKEDAFYTAFHTARWMPSRDLPSDKATWTLRLTVPAGLSVIASGKLLTREALQGAKERYTWRLEVPHSAYLLGFVAGKFQESQAMVGLVRLRFLGAGRSEAELKRVFADTTAMFRFFQERAGVPYPFEEYTQVLLPEATPQEVAGHALLEAGYADEVLTEPREDWMSAHELAHQWWGNLVTCGSWGDFWLNEGLTTFMTAAYKEHRWGRDEYDREMALARRRYQRLRARGADRALALPETSLSREVGGPLPYAKGSLVLHLLRSELGEEDFWAGIREFTASHASCAASTSDFRAALEKASGRELGPFFAQWVHGTGVPEIVAQHRVEEGTLVLEVEQSQRVWSLPLTLAIETDAGREIRRVPLAPSHQEFRFPLKGSLKSVRVDAGGVLPFAISHERPVSMLLYQLDHEPDVMGRMDAIEHLVELCRAGDGPQECQGLRDRLAISARDDASRLIRKLAQDAHQQMIAPP
- the pyk gene encoding pyruvate kinase, whose translation is MRRAKIVCTLGPASQSQDMLEALIEAGMDVARLNFSHGSHEQHAENIAKLRAASLKLRKAVGILGDLQGPKIRTGRFITGSTVLKEGATFSITTDESVKGNDDIVSTTYAHLAADVNPGDRILLDDGLLELKVLETDKKQILRTQVIIGGTLKNNKGINLPGVAVRADALTPKDREDLVFGIKEGVDFLALSFVRQPADIELARQAMAEAGRQVPIVAKLEKPEAIARLDAILDKTDGVMVARGDLGVEIPPEEVPAVQKDIIRRSNQRGLPVIVATQMLNSMIENPRPTRAEASDVANAVFDGADAVMLSGETASGRYPIESVQMMDRIVLAAESAGRAQSSLARLPDGPIGVPSHFPDVIARVACQAAQASGASLIAAFTLSGVTARLLAHYRPPVPIVAFSPNQEVRRRLALLWGVVPRVLEPIQETEAMVNRVEEELLARGLARKGERIVIVFGAPVGQPGKINSLRLHTIQG
- a CDS encoding YkgJ family cysteine cluster protein; translation: MSVPQGPACMRCPKLLGKSCCQPSPSEHLAILTRADMARIHAHTGLAVRRFSHEEGLTEYAAAEYESRWPLYRGYFRRGPVRVTLAARRGACVFLDPSKGCGLPAEVRPVACRLYPFEQWADGSWSVAMSRYGDLALAREEGGACLAVEEAGSMEELLAMFGTTRETVEELGARLAEEARAHGRG
- the rpe gene encoding ribulose-phosphate 3-epimerase, encoding MSRRVLISPSLLSCDFSRLAEEVRAVEAAGADWIHVDVMDGRFVPNITLGPVIVQAIKRVAKKPLDVHLMIVEPERYIEAFAKAGADILTVHVEASPHLHRTLQQIRQAGAKPSVVLNPSTPLSAIEEVLGEVEMVLLMSVNPGFGGQSFIEASVDKVRRLRAMLDARGLSADIEVDGGINEETARRVVDAGASVLVAGSHVFGAKDYAKAIASLRP